From a single Sander vitreus isolate 19-12246 chromosome 4, sanVit1, whole genome shotgun sequence genomic region:
- the tmem74b gene encoding transmembrane protein 74B — translation MIDAIRNDYSDSAQGSGLDAAYSLDTESIPGVSLRRISMESSFNAVELRELRGGGVRRGVSPTPASAPWTAATVGCTARGFENASYQQDEEHEHCQQGVTEPQGCPPSTSDNSKGEQQHQELSPRPYDEEEGGGGQEDGLDFTEFNPADDHTADYGFIFALVFLVSGIVLVVIAYTIPREAKVDPDSVSARQMEKLEMYYAQLGSHLDKCIIAGLGLLTLGGMFLSVLLMVSICRGEMYRRRAAFVRPKRTYGSINLRMKQLATGEAEGGGEGGDGVEECLAEHAKTRNNIQLGPSRDSKSEPGQSRNPPPAAASAAASSSSSSSPAVHGVN, via the exons ATGATCGATGCTATCCGCAATGATTATTCGGATTCGGCTCAGGGGAGCGGGCTGGATGCTGCCTATAGCCTTGATACCGAATCCATCCCCGGTGTTTCCCTCCGGAGA ATTTCGATGGAGTCCTCTTTCAACGCCGTAGAGCTCCGGGAGCTGCGGGGCGGAGGAGTCCGCCGAGGTGTGTCTCCGACGCCGGCCTCAGCGCCCTGGACAGCGGCCACAGTGGGCTGCACCGCCCGGGGCTTCGAGAACGCCTCCTACCAGCAGGACGAGGAGCATGAGCACTGCCAGCAGGGGGTGACTGAACCGCAGGGTTGTCCGCCCTCAACTTCAGACAACAGCAAG GGGGAGCAGCAGCATCAGGAGCTCTCTCCGCGGCCGTAcgatgaggaggaaggaggtGGCGGGCAGGAGGACGGCCTGGACTTTACCGAGTTCAACCCCGCTGATGACCACACTGCCGACTACGGCTTCATCTTCGCCCTGGTGTTCCTGGTGAGCGGGATCGTCCTGGTGGTCATCGCCTACACCATCCCGCGAGAGGCCAAAGTCGACCCGGACTCGGTGTCGGCCCGCCAGATGGAGAAGCTGGAGATGTACTACGCCCAGCTGGGCTCCCACCTGGACAAGTGCATCATCGCGGGCCTTGGCCTGCTGACACTGGGGGGCATGTTCCTGTCCGTGCTGCTCATGGTGTCCATCTGCCGGGGAGAGATGTACCGACGCAGGGCAGCGTTTGTTCGACCCAAGAGGACTTACGGCTCCATCAACCTGAGGATGAAGCAGCTGGCGACTGGAGAGGCAGAAGGAGGCGGCGAGGGCGGGGATGGAGTGGAGGAGTGTTTGGCCGAACACGCAAAGACACGGAATAACATACAGCTGGGTCCGAGCCGGGACTCCAAATCAGAACCAGGACAAAGCAGAAatcctcctcctgcagctgcttctgctgctgcttcgTCCTCTTCGTCTTCTTCACCTGCTGTACATGGAGTGAACTAG